A single Campylobacter ureolyticus ACS-301-V-Sch3b DNA region contains:
- the glmS gene encoding glutamine--fructose-6-phosphate transaminase (isomerizing) codes for MCGIVGYIGKKEKKSIILNGLKELEYRGYDSSGMAVMDENGKIDCFKAVGKIKNLEEKTKNFSSTGQGIAIGHTRWATHGKPTEINAHPHFGEYSFVIHNGIIENYKELKDELEKDGIKFLSQTDTEVIVKLFEKTNQKESDPFKAFKKTISKLVGAYAILLITKKANGEIFFAKNAVPLIAGKNDDGEIFFSSSDSPLIGFLKDVAYLDDNTYGVAKFGDIKFFKDENEINPAKKTLPSDRSFAQKEGFRFFMEKEIYEQSVVATETLMGRIKNSQIYLEELDKELFNNIDEVIMCACGTSYHAAITASYLFERVAQIRTKVEVASEFRYKDPVLRKNSLFIVISQSGETADTLEALKIAKEAGLKTLAICNVDNSSIVRLADNTLLTRAGIEKGVASTKAFSTQVITLWLVVLYLANLNKTISQNEFEKELKTLLKIPKILEVPSDLQEKLHRLSKHYLHGHGFFFIGRDVFYPLALEGALKLKEISYLHAEGYASGEMKHGPIALVDERLYTIALMPENMLYEKTRSNVEEIVARDGFVFALSPKEFDLSDDFIKTSKQNHYMSEFFEMLVILQIFALEVAIRLGNDVDMPRNLAKSVTVE; via the coding sequence ATGTGTGGTATAGTTGGCTATATTGGTAAAAAAGAGAAAAAAAGTATAATATTAAACGGCTTAAAAGAGCTTGAATATAGAGGATATGATAGTTCAGGAATGGCTGTTATGGATGAAAATGGAAAGATTGATTGTTTTAAAGCTGTTGGAAAAATAAAAAATTTAGAAGAAAAAACTAAAAATTTCAGCTCAACAGGACAAGGTATAGCAATAGGCCATACAAGATGGGCAACTCATGGAAAACCAACTGAGATAAACGCTCATCCACATTTTGGAGAATATAGTTTTGTAATCCATAATGGCATCATAGAAAACTATAAAGAATTAAAAGATGAACTTGAAAAAGATGGTATTAAATTTTTAAGCCAAACAGATACAGAAGTCATAGTTAAACTATTTGAAAAAACAAATCAAAAAGAAAGTGATCCATTTAAGGCTTTTAAAAAAACTATTTCTAAACTTGTTGGAGCTTATGCGATACTTTTAATAACAAAAAAAGCAAATGGAGAGATATTTTTTGCAAAAAATGCAGTTCCTTTAATAGCTGGCAAAAACGATGATGGTGAAATCTTTTTTAGTTCATCAGATTCACCATTAATAGGATTTTTAAAAGATGTTGCGTACTTGGATGATAATACTTATGGCGTAGCTAAATTTGGCGATATTAAATTTTTTAAAGATGAAAACGAGATAAATCCAGCTAAAAAAACTCTTCCTAGCGATAGAAGTTTTGCTCAAAAAGAGGGTTTTAGATTTTTTATGGAAAAAGAAATTTATGAACAAAGCGTAGTTGCAACTGAAACACTAATGGGAAGAATAAAAAATAGTCAAATTTATCTTGAAGAGCTTGATAAAGAGCTTTTTAATAACATTGATGAAGTTATAATGTGTGCTTGTGGAACAAGCTATCATGCAGCCATAACAGCAAGCTATTTATTTGAAAGAGTTGCACAAATAAGAACAAAAGTTGAAGTTGCAAGTGAGTTTAGATACAAAGATCCAGTTTTAAGAAAAAACTCACTTTTTATAGTTATTTCTCAAAGTGGTGAGACAGCTGATACATTAGAGGCTTTAAAAATAGCTAAAGAAGCAGGTCTTAAAACTCTTGCAATTTGTAATGTTGATAATAGTTCAATTGTTCGACTTGCTGATAATACTCTTTTAACAAGAGCTGGAATTGAAAAAGGAGTTGCCTCTACAAAGGCCTTTTCAACACAAGTTATAACACTTTGGCTCGTTGTTTTGTATCTAGCAAATTTAAATAAAACAATAAGTCAAAATGAGTTTGAAAAAGAACTTAAAACTTTACTTAAAATTCCAAAAATTTTAGAAGTTCCATCTGATTTACAAGAAAAACTTCACCGTTTAAGTAAGCACTATCTTCATGGGCATGGCTTCTTCTTTATAGGAAGAGATGTTTTTTATCCACTTGCACTTGAAGGAGCTTTAAAATTAAAGGAAATAAGCTATCTTCACGCAGAAGGATACGCAAGCGGAGAAATGAAACATGGTCCAATTGCTCTTGTTGATGAAAGACTTTATACAATTGCTTTAATGCCTGAAAATATGCTTTATGAAAAAACAAGAAGCAATGTTGAAGAAATTGTTGCAAGAGACGGATTTGTATTTGCACTTAGTCCAAAAGAGTTTGATTTAAGTGATGATTTTATAAAAACAAGCAAACAAAATCATTATATGAGCGAATTTTTTGAAATGCTTGTAATACTTCAAATTTTTGCACTTGAAGTTGCTATAAGACTTGGAAATGATGTTGATATGCCTAGAAATTTAGCTAAAAGTGTAACCGTGGAATAA
- a CDS encoding HIT family protein: MIFKDDFIFIEREISQIPWIKIFTNDGKKELSFCDKDTINRLFEAVLIGEKTMLEFYKPKKINIASFANYVPRVHFHVMARFENDDFFPESMWGKKQRDLEINFCKDFDSFCEKLAKNLKIC; this comes from the coding sequence ATGATTTTTAAAGATGACTTTATTTTTATCGAAAGAGAAATTTCTCAAATTCCTTGGATTAAAATTTTTACAAATGATGGTAAAAAAGAACTTAGTTTTTGCGATAAAGATACTATAAATAGACTTTTTGAAGCTGTTTTAATAGGTGAAAAAACTATGCTTGAGTTTTATAAGCCTAAAAAAATAAATATTGCCTCTTTTGCAAACTATGTTCCAAGAGTGCATTTTCATGTTATGGCAAGATTTGAAAATGATGATTTTTTTCCAGAATCAATGTGGGGCAAAAAACAAAGAGATTTAGAAATTAATTTTTGCAAAGATTTTGATAGTTTTTGCGAAAAATTGGCTAAAAATTTAAAAATTTGCTAA
- a CDS encoding YceI family protein, with translation MKKFLFSLAACSLLTLSLANAKEYIVDTAHTDVGFKIKHMQISNTKGNFADFKGIVDFDEKTMKLNKLEATIQTASVDTGNEGRDEHLRDTDFFDTKKFPEMKFVMTDFKFDDDEKDEGIVKGDLTIKGVTKPIELEYEFGGISKGDVEKIGFNLSGKIDRTDFGVGEKSLAIGSEVKLDIEIEADAK, from the coding sequence ATGAAAAAATTTTTATTTTCACTTGCGGCTTGTTCGCTTTTAACACTTAGTCTTGCAAATGCAAAAGAATACATAGTCGATACAGCTCACACAGATGTTGGGTTTAAAATAAAACATATGCAAATTAGCAATACAAAAGGAAATTTTGCTGATTTTAAAGGAATTGTTGATTTTGATGAAAAAACTATGAAATTAAATAAACTCGAAGCAACAATTCAAACAGCCTCAGTTGATACAGGAAATGAAGGAAGAGATGAGCATTTAAGAGATACTGACTTTTTTGATACTAAAAAATTTCCTGAAATGAAATTTGTAATGACTGATTTTAAATTTGATGATGATGAAAAAGATGAAGGTATTGTAAAAGGCGATTTAACAATAAAAGGCGTTACAAAACCTATCGAGCTTGAGTATGAATTTGGTGGTATATCAAAAGGAGATGTTGAAAAAATAGGCTTTAATCTAAGTGGAAAAATAGATAGAACTGACTTTGGTGTTGGTGAAAAAAGTCTAGCAATTGGAAGCGAAGTAAAGCTTGATATTGAAATTGAAGCTGACGCAAAATAA